The stretch of DNA CCCTGATAGTAGAGGCACTCGATCTTGCCGTCCTCATGGACTAGGCCCGCCGACTCGGCCTGCTCGGTGATGATCCGGTTGACCTCGCGAGCGACCGCCTCGAGCTCGTCGATCGCGGCGACGCCGGCGATGGCGTCGGCCTCCGCGCGGTCGAGATAGCGGTCGCCTTCCTCGTACTTCGTGGAGAACTCGACGATCGGCTCGTCTAAGTCGACGGCCTCGTCGGGCCACTCCTCGAAGTCGAGGTCGTGGTCGGCGGGGTCGGTCCGACGGCGCAGACTCGAGCCGACGGGCACCCGGTTGCGGAAGACGACCTCGAGGGGAATCAGGTAGTTCTCGCCGGCTGCCTCGTGGTAGTGGTCGTAGTCGTATTCGCGGCCCTCGTGGGGCAGGTCAGGAACCTGCGTCAGGTCGATAGCCATCTCCCAGGGCGGGTGAGTGGCATCCTCGAGCGGGATGACGTCGCCGTTTTCGACGACACCCCGGTAGTGGGTCGGGACGCCCTCGGACTCGAGCAGTTCGAAATTGAACGCCCCCATCGTACAGAGGGTCGCGCCCTTCTGTGGGATCTGGTCGGGCATCTTCCCCCAGTCGAACACCGAGTAGTCGTCGGTAAAGACGAACGAGCCGTGACCGAGTTCGTCGGCAGTCGCGTCCTCCTCGATGCGGAACTCTTTGACGCTCGTCATGCGAGACACCCCAGCACGTGTCCGTCGCCGCAGTTCATACCCCAGTTGGGGTGGCCGGACCGTAAGAAGGTTTCAGTATCGTGCTGACCACTGCCGATGCCACAGCCGAAAAATCGAGACGTGCGTTCCTGGGAACAGGCCGAATACCGGATCCATCATCCTTTTCTCACTGTGCAGGCATTGCTATTCCGATGGAGCGACCGGTGACCGAGGCCGACCTCTCGTTCGAACACGTCCCCGAGACCGACCAGTCATTCGAAAACGCGCTGGCGAAGGCGCGCGATGGCGACCGACTCACGGTCGACGATGCCATCGAGTTGCTCACCACGGGGACCGACGGCGAGGGGCTCGACCGGCGGCGCAAGGAACGCGTCCTCGAGGCGGCCGACCGCCGGCGCGCCGAGGTTGTCGGCGAGGAGGTCACCTTCATCGCGAACCTGAACAACAACGTCACGACGGCCTGTAACGTGGGCTGTCTGTTCTGTAACTTCAAAGACGCAGCCCACACGTTCGAACGCGAGACCGAGATCGAAACCGCGGGCTTTACGAAAACGCCAGCGGAGTCACGCGAGATCGTCGCCGACGCGGTCGACCGGGGGATCTACGAAGTTACCTCGGTGTCGGGGCTACACCCCGCGTTCGCGCTTGACGACGACCACCGGGAGATACTCGAGGCCCATCCGAACCCGAAGGACATCAACTACAAGCCACCCGAAGCGTACGAGACCAGCCCCGGCACCTACACGGACCAAATTTCGGCGATGAGCGTCGACGGTGTTCACGTCCACTCGATGACCCCCGAGGAGGCGTATCACGCCCGGCGGGGCACCGATTGGGACTACGAAGCGGTCTACCGACGACTGAAAGAGGCGGGGCTCGATACGGTTCCCGGCACCGCCGCGGAAATCCTCGTCGAGGAGGTCCGAGAGGTGATCTGTCCCGGCAAGATCAGTACGGAGGGGTGGCTCGAGGCCATGGAGGCCGCCGCGTCCGTCGGCTTCGACATGACGGCGACGATCATGTACGGCCACGTCGAGAACGAGGCCCACCGCGCGATGCACTTACAACGCGTTCGAGACCTGCAGGATCGGACCGGCGCGATCACCGAGTTCGTCCCGCTTTCTTTTATCCACCAGAACACGCCGCTGTTCGAACACGACGTGGTTTCGGGCGGGGCGAGCACCGACGAGGACGAACTGATGATCGCCGTCTCGCGGCTCTTCCTCGACAATATCGACCACATCCAGTCTTCGTGGGTCAAATACGGCGACGAGCACGGACTGAAGTTGCTCAACTGTGGTGCTGACGACTACATGGGAACGATCCTCTCCGAGGAGATCACCAAACGCGCCGGCGGCGGCTACGGCGAGTTCCGGTCGTTTGCGGACTACGTCGAGATGATCTCCTCGATCGGGCGGGTTCCCGTTGAACGGTCGACCGACTACGAGACGAGACGTGTCATCGATCCCGACGACCCGCCCTTTGGCCCGCAACTCGGGCCGAACGCGGACGGGACGCCGTTGCTGACGCGAGAAGAGCGCGAGGCGCGAGCGGCCCCTGCTGACGACTGATACGGGCTGCTGCCCCGAGTGATCCGCTCCCAGTCCTCTCCGACAGTATTGCGGCTGGAAAAGCGTGGTCTTCACGCCTCTTCGTCCGATTGTGACCGGATGGGGCTTCCATCGAGGCGAGACCCACCACATGTCGTCGACACCCTGCCCTCCAGTGTCGCCGAGTCCGTCGTCTCGGGGAAGCCGGACAGCGGTCAGCAGTTTGCCATCACCCGTGGTCAATTGGGTCCTCGCTCGATCGGTTCGAAGTCGGTCCTGCGTTGTCGGCGTTGCCGTGTTCCGAAACGTCGTCAGCGAAGCGATCGATATCGGCGAGCACGTCCTCGAACGGCACCGCTCCCCGGTCTTGAATCGTCGCCGGATCGAGCGCAGGCGCGTCGAGGATCTCCTGCGGAGTCAACCACGACCACTCACAGCCCTCGTTTGCCTCGTTCGTTGCGTTGAGTTCTCGCTCGAGGAACGCCTTGCTAAACGGGGGAAGCAGCGGCGGATCTTCGCTCCCTTCGAATGTATCTTCGTAGGCCGGGATGTCGCCGGGCTCGAGGTCGCCGACGACGATTCGCATGGCCATTCCCAGCACGTGGTGCGGACCACAGTACACGTCGTAGAGCCCCGGTTCGGTGAACTCGTAGAGCCAGGCACCATTGACGTTGAGCACCGGTGATGAGAACGGCGGGACCCCGTCGGGAACTCGCTGTTGGAATCCCTGTGCAGGGTGGTATGCCGTAATCGTGTGGTCGGGTGAGTCGGCGGTGAACTGCACGACATCGCCAGTGCTGACGTGAATCCCAGTTGGGTTAAAGTGGAAGAACGGCGGGCGATCCGGGTTCTCCGGGTTGGCCGGTTCGTTCGTGTGGAGCTCGACCTCGTGGTCCGGTTGGCGGTTGCCAGGAACGGTCTCGGCGTCGGGTGTCGCCAGGCCGTAATACGGGTCGATCTCCGCGGCAGTCGGCTCTGTCCCATCAGTCGGTGCTGCGTCGGACTCGTTGCGACTTTGGGCAGTTGCGAGCCCGCTTCCCAGCGAAAGGATGGCCCCCGCGCCAAGCGTTTTCAACAGCGGTCGCCGCCGAGCGTCGACCCATTCAGCTTCCGATTCGGTGAGCGATTCCTCGGTCCGCTCCGCGTCGGATGGTGTCATTGTTTCACTCCTCCAGTTACGTCTGGCTGCATCGAATCCGTCGACCGACGGCAGAATAGATGGTAAGGATCGTTGCAGCCTAACCAGAGCATTCGGCTACTGGATCGGCCTCGTCACTGGTCCGGGACGGATTCACCGCTAGCGGTACGGTAACAGCCAATGTACTTCGAGAACACCGTAAAAACAGCCTCTTACGCGTGTGGGCCGCTGGCGACCGAGACGACGGATAGCTGCAGTCTCAGGTGGAATCAGCGCCCCAACCAGTTCTTTATTGGTGCCGTTTGAACCGCGCTTGACAGTGATCGTGTTCGAAGCGGTGGAGCTCACCCGATCCCACAGCAAGAGGAAGCGTTTCGAAGCCGGCGACGCAAGGAGCGCTATGACCACTGCCGAATCCTTCGTTCGACGCGCCATCGACCTCGCACGTTCAGCAGTCGAACACGGAAACACACCATTCGGCTCGCTGCTCGTCGTCGACGACACTGTCATCCGGACGGCCGAGAACACGACGCTGACTGACGACGACATCGCCGCCCACCCAGAATTCAAACTGGCCCAGTGGGCCGCACGCGAACTCGAGCCACACGAGCGCGCGTCGTGTACGATGTATACCAGCACCGAGCCGTGTCCGATGTGTGCGAGCGCGATCGTCTACGCGGGCCTCGAGCGGGTCGTCTACAGCGTTCCTGTCGACTCACTCGCAGCCGTGCGAGACGAGAACGTAATCGAGATCCCATGCACAGAGGTCGTCGATCGGGCCGACGGATCGACGACAGTTGAGGGACCGATTCTCGAGGACGAGGGGCTCGCAGTCCACGAGGACTATTTTTAATCCGAACGCGCCATCGTTGTTTCGTCCTCAATCACCGCTCGATAGCGCTTGCCTGCTGGATCGTCGGCCACGAGCGCATCCCGAACCGTCGGCGAGAGCCACGTCCGATCGTCGCCGTCCGCACCGTCGGCGACTCGTCCGTCGAACCCGTCCGGTCGCAGGCCGGCGGGCAGGAATCGCTCGTAGACCGGCAGTCGCTCGCCGAGTGGCACGCCCGCACTGTCGGCAATCGCCTCGAGTTCGCGCAGCGCGGGCCACGCGTACTCGGGATTGATGTGGTCGTCGGTGACCGGCGAGACGCCGCCCAGATCGTCGACGCCGCAGTCGATCAGGTCGTTCGCGGGCGCGAGGTTCGGCGGGACCTGCACCGAGATTTCGTCGGGCAGTGCGGCACGGGCCATCGCCGTCACCCGACGCATCGTCGCGAGATCGGGCGAGCCGTCGGCCCAGCGCTCGTTGTCCACGACGGGCTGGACGATCACTTCTTGGATGTGATCGTAGCGGTCGTGTAACTCACGGATTGCGAGCAGGCTCTCGGCGCGATCGCGCCAGGTCTCGCCGATCCCCACCAGAATCCCGGTCGTGAACGCGACGTCGAGTTCGCCCGCGTTCTGGATAGTCCGCAGGCGTTGCCCCGGTTCCTTCCGGCGCGGGCCAGCGTGGGCGTCCACCTCGGCGGTTGTCTCGAGCATCACACCCATGCTGGCGTTGACGTCCGCGACGGTTGCCATCTGTTCGCGCGTTTGATCGCCCGGATTGGCATGGGGGAGCAGTCCTTCCTCAAGAGCGACCTCGCAGGCCGCCCGCAAGTACTCGTGAATGGTGTCGTAGCCCCACTCTGCGAGCTGGGCGTGAATCTCGGTGTAACGGTCGTCGGGATCGTCGCCGAAGGTAAACAGCGCCTCCGTACAGCCGGCGTCCGCACCGCGCCGACAGATCTCGCGAACCTCCTCAAGCGAGAGCAGGGAGGCCTGTCCCGGCGGGTCGAAGTAGGTGCAGTACGTGCAGGTGTAGCGACAGGCCGTCGTCAGCGGCACGAAAACGTTCCGTGCGAAGGTCAGTTCCGACGGCGCGTCGACGTCGGTCGGGTTGATCGCAAGCAGCTCTTCGACGGCTCGATCGTCGACCGTGAGCTCGACGCCGTACTCGTTCGCCCCGGGGAACATTACCTCTC from Natrinema sp. HArc-T2 encodes:
- a CDS encoding phosphoribosylaminoimidazolesuccinocarboxamide synthase, which encodes MTSVKEFRIEEDATADELGHGSFVFTDDYSVFDWGKMPDQIPQKGATLCTMGAFNFELLESEGVPTHYRGVVENGDVIPLEDATHPPWEMAIDLTQVPDLPHEGREYDYDHYHEAAGENYLIPLEVVFRNRVPVGSSLRRRTDPADHDLDFEEWPDEAVDLDEPIVEFSTKYEEGDRYLDRAEADAIAGVAAIDELEAVAREVNRIITEQAESAGLVHEDGKIECLYYQGEIRVADVVGTFDENRFSYEGTQLSKEVLRQYHKRTQPDWVEAVDAAKAEAKQEDIADWKSLCEEDPEPLTEEVLETARDMYCAGANAYTDREFFDAPPLSSAIGAVQRL
- the cofH gene encoding 7,8-didemethyl-8-hydroxy-5-deazariboflavin synthase subunit CofH — protein: MERPVTEADLSFEHVPETDQSFENALAKARDGDRLTVDDAIELLTTGTDGEGLDRRRKERVLEAADRRRAEVVGEEVTFIANLNNNVTTACNVGCLFCNFKDAAHTFERETEIETAGFTKTPAESREIVADAVDRGIYEVTSVSGLHPAFALDDDHREILEAHPNPKDINYKPPEAYETSPGTYTDQISAMSVDGVHVHSMTPEEAYHARRGTDWDYEAVYRRLKEAGLDTVPGTAAEILVEEVREVICPGKISTEGWLEAMEAAASVGFDMTATIMYGHVENEAHRAMHLQRVRDLQDRTGAITEFVPLSFIHQNTPLFEHDVVSGGASTDEDELMIAVSRLFLDNIDHIQSSWVKYGDEHGLKLLNCGADDYMGTILSEEITKRAGGGYGEFRSFADYVEMISSIGRVPVERSTDYETRRVIDPDDPPFGPQLGPNADGTPLLTREEREARAAPADD
- a CDS encoding plastocyanin/azurin family copper-binding protein, encoding MTPSDAERTEESLTESEAEWVDARRRPLLKTLGAGAILSLGSGLATAQSRNESDAAPTDGTEPTAAEIDPYYGLATPDAETVPGNRQPDHEVELHTNEPANPENPDRPPFFHFNPTGIHVSTGDVVQFTADSPDHTITAYHPAQGFQQRVPDGVPPFSSPVLNVNGAWLYEFTEPGLYDVYCGPHHVLGMAMRIVVGDLEPGDIPAYEDTFEGSEDPPLLPPFSKAFLERELNATNEANEGCEWSWLTPQEILDAPALDPATIQDRGAVPFEDVLADIDRFADDVSEHGNADNAGPTSNRSSEDPIDHG
- a CDS encoding nucleoside deaminase, with product MTTAESFVRRAIDLARSAVEHGNTPFGSLLVVDDTVIRTAENTTLTDDDIAAHPEFKLAQWAARELEPHERASCTMYTSTEPCPMCASAIVYAGLERVVYSVPVDSLAAVRDENVIEIPCTEVVDRADGSTTVEGPILEDEGLAVHEDYF
- the cofG gene encoding 7,8-didemethyl-8-hydroxy-5-deazariboflavin synthase subunit CofG, producing the protein MFPGANEYGVELTVDDRAVEELLAINPTDVDAPSELTFARNVFVPLTTACRYTCTYCTYFDPPGQASLLSLEEVREICRRGADAGCTEALFTFGDDPDDRYTEIHAQLAEWGYDTIHEYLRAACEVALEEGLLPHANPGDQTREQMATVADVNASMGVMLETTAEVDAHAGPRRKEPGQRLRTIQNAGELDVAFTTGILVGIGETWRDRAESLLAIRELHDRYDHIQEVIVQPVVDNERWADGSPDLATMRRVTAMARAALPDEISVQVPPNLAPANDLIDCGVDDLGGVSPVTDDHINPEYAWPALRELEAIADSAGVPLGERLPVYERFLPAGLRPDGFDGRVADGADGDDRTWLSPTVRDALVADDPAGKRYRAVIEDETTMARSD